From the Oncorhynchus nerka isolate Pitt River linkage group LG20, Oner_Uvic_2.0, whole genome shotgun sequence genome, one window contains:
- the LOC115103229 gene encoding segment polarity protein dishevelled homolog DVL-3-like isoform X2, whose amino-acid sequence MTMPNSLVLMVVWYLGGKATGGRDSLDNETETGSMVSQRRERERPRRKPTHQPGGRNGYSRVGRGAELSQYDSCSSFMSSELESTSCFDSEDDDATSRFSSSTEQSSSRLMRRHRRRRRKPKTSNMERSSSFSSITDSTMSLNIITVTLNMEKYNFLGISIVGQSNERGDGGIYIGSIMKGGAVAADGRIEPGDMLLQVNDINFENMNNDDAVRVLRDIVHKPGPITLTVAKCWDPNPRSCFALPRSEPIRPIDPAAWVSHTAAMTGVYPAYGMSPSMTTVTSTSSSISSSIPETERFDDFHLSIHSDMATVAKAMASPESGLEVRDRMWLKITIANAFIGSDVVDWLFHHVEGFSDRREARKYASNLLKASYIRHTVNKITFSEQCYYIFGDLCGNMAHLSLQDHDGSSGGASDQDTLPPLPHPGAAPWPMALPYQFPIAHPYNPQPQPDLPQGFPGVGVGSAGSQHSDGSSGSNCSKPEGRGGAGGSNKSGGSGSESEIRSHRAPSERSVAPSERSTRSSYSHRSAHSLSYGPGLVYAPPGLPPQPLHLASAAPGAPPGRELANAAPELTGSRQSLRIAVGNSGEFFVDVM is encoded by the exons ATGACAATGCCAAACTCCCTTGTTTTAATGGTCGTGTGGTATCTTGG TGGGAAGGCCACCGGTGGACGAGACTCGTTGGACAACGAGACTGAGACGGGCTCAATGGTgtcccagaggagagagagggagcgaccgCGCCGGAAACCCACTCACCAGCCTG GTGGGAGGAACGGTTACTCGCGAGTGGGCCGAGGGGCTGAGCTGAGCCAATATGACAGCTGCTCGTCCTTCATGAGCAGTGAGCTGGAGTCCACCAGCTGCTTCGACTCTGAGGACGACGACGCCACCAGCCG CTTCAGCAGTTCCACAGAGCAGAGCTCCTCTCGCCTGATGAGGCGACACCGGCGGCGCCGGCGGAAACCCAAAACGTCCAACATGGAAAGG TCTTCATCCTTCAGCAGCATCACAGACTCCACCATGTCTCTGAACATCATCACTGTTACACTGAACATGG AGAAGTATAACTTCCTGGGCATCAGCATCGTGGGGCAAAGCAATGAGAGGGGAGACGGAGGCATCTACATCGGCTCCATCATGAAAGGAGGGGCTGTGGCTGCAGACGGACGCATTGAGCCCGGAGACATGCTGTTGCAG GTGAACGACATCAACTTTGAGAATATGAACAACGACGATGCGGTTCGAGTGCTGAGGGACATCGTACACAAGCCAGG TCCCATCACTCTGACTGTGGCTAAGTGCTGGGACCCCAACCCCCGGAGCTGCTTTGCTCTGCCTAGAA GTGAGCCGATCCGGCCCATTGACCCTGCTGCGTGGGTGTCCCACACTGCAGCGATGACGGGGGTGTACCCTGCCTATGGCATGAGCCCCTCGATGACCACGGTCACCTCGACCAGCTCCTCCATCAGCAGCTCCATCCCTGAGACTGAGC GCTTCGACGATTTCCACTTGTCCATCCACAGCGACATGGCAACTGTTGCCAAGGCCATGGCTTCCCCGGAGTCGGGCCTGGAGGTGCGAGACAGGATGTGGCTAAAAATCACCATCGCCAATGCCTTTATAG GCTCAGATGTCGTGGACTGGCTCTTCCATCACGTGGAGGGCTTCTCGGACCGCAGGGAAGCCAGGAAGTACGCCAGTAACCTGCTCAAGGCCAGCTACATCCGCCACACCGTCAACAAGATCACCTTCTCCGAGCAGTGTTACTACATCTTCGGAGACCTCTGTGGCA acatggCCCACTTGTCTCTGCAAGACCACGACGGCTCCAGTGGAGGGGCGTCGGACCAGGACACCCTGCCTCCTCTGCCCCACCCTGGGGCGGCCCCCTGGCCCATGGCCCTGCCCTACCAGTTCCCCATCGCCCACCCCTACAACCCCCAGCCCCAACCTGACCTGCCCCAGGGCTTCCCGGGGGTAGGGGTGGGCAGCGCTGGCAGCCAGCACAGCGACG GCAGCAGCGGCTCCAACTGCAGTAAGCCCGAGGGCAGAGGCGGTGCCGGGGGCTCCAACAAGTCGGGTGGTAGTGGCAGCGAGTCAGAGATCAGGAGCCATCGGGCCCCCAGTGAGCGCTCTGTGGCCCCTAGCGAGCGCAGCACCCGCAGTTCCTACAGCCATCGAAGCGCCCACTCACTGTCCTACGGCCCTGGCTTGGTCTATGCCCCCCCAGGCCTGCCCCCTCAGCCCCTCCACCTGGCCTCAGCTGCCCCTGGAGCACCCCCAGGCCGAGAGCTGGCCAACGCTGCCCCAGAGCTCACCGGCTCCCGCCAGTCCTTGCGCATAGCAGTTGGCAACTCTGGCGAGTTCTTTGTCGATGTCATGTGA
- the LOC115103229 gene encoding segment polarity protein dishevelled homolog DVL-3-like isoform X1 encodes MGETKVIYHLDDQETPYLVKLAVPADRVTLADFKNVLKKPNYKFFFKSMDDDFGVVKEEISDDNAKLPCFNGRVVSWLVSGDGAHSDGGSVVESLLELPPPPLERTGGIGDSRPPSYHGKATGGRDSLDNETETGSMVSQRRERERPRRKPTHQPGGRNGYSRVGRGAELSQYDSCSSFMSSELESTSCFDSEDDDATSRFSSSTEQSSSRLMRRHRRRRRKPKTSNMERSSSFSSITDSTMSLNIITVTLNMEKYNFLGISIVGQSNERGDGGIYIGSIMKGGAVAADGRIEPGDMLLQVNDINFENMNNDDAVRVLRDIVHKPGPITLTVAKCWDPNPRSCFALPRSEPIRPIDPAAWVSHTAAMTGVYPAYGMSPSMTTVTSTSSSISSSIPETERFDDFHLSIHSDMATVAKAMASPESGLEVRDRMWLKITIANAFIGSDVVDWLFHHVEGFSDRREARKYASNLLKASYIRHTVNKITFSEQCYYIFGDLCGNMAHLSLQDHDGSSGGASDQDTLPPLPHPGAAPWPMALPYQFPIAHPYNPQPQPDLPQGFPGVGVGSAGSQHSDGSSGSNCSKPEGRGGAGGSNKSGGSGSESEIRSHRAPSERSVAPSERSTRSSYSHRSAHSLSYGPGLVYAPPGLPPQPLHLASAAPGAPPGRELANAAPELTGSRQSLRIAVGNSGEFFVDVM; translated from the exons ATGGGGGAGACCAAAGTCATATATCACCTCGACGACCAGGAAACACCTTACCTGGTCAAATTGGCAGTGCCCGCGGACAGGGTCACACTTGCAGACTTCAAAAATGTTCTGAAGAAACCGAACTACAAGTTCTTCTTCAAATCTATGGATGACGATTTTGG GGTGGTGAAAGAAGAGATATCTGATGACAATGCCAAACTCCCTTGTTTTAATGGTCGTGTGGTATCTTGG CTGGTGTCAGGGGACGGTGCTCACTCAGACGGGGGCTCGGTGGTTGAGAGTTTGTTGGAGCTGCCGCCACCCCCCCTGGAGAGGACAGGGGGCATCGGGGACTCCAGACCACCATCCTACca TGGGAAGGCCACCGGTGGACGAGACTCGTTGGACAACGAGACTGAGACGGGCTCAATGGTgtcccagaggagagagagggagcgaccgCGCCGGAAACCCACTCACCAGCCTG GTGGGAGGAACGGTTACTCGCGAGTGGGCCGAGGGGCTGAGCTGAGCCAATATGACAGCTGCTCGTCCTTCATGAGCAGTGAGCTGGAGTCCACCAGCTGCTTCGACTCTGAGGACGACGACGCCACCAGCCG CTTCAGCAGTTCCACAGAGCAGAGCTCCTCTCGCCTGATGAGGCGACACCGGCGGCGCCGGCGGAAACCCAAAACGTCCAACATGGAAAGG TCTTCATCCTTCAGCAGCATCACAGACTCCACCATGTCTCTGAACATCATCACTGTTACACTGAACATGG AGAAGTATAACTTCCTGGGCATCAGCATCGTGGGGCAAAGCAATGAGAGGGGAGACGGAGGCATCTACATCGGCTCCATCATGAAAGGAGGGGCTGTGGCTGCAGACGGACGCATTGAGCCCGGAGACATGCTGTTGCAG GTGAACGACATCAACTTTGAGAATATGAACAACGACGATGCGGTTCGAGTGCTGAGGGACATCGTACACAAGCCAGG TCCCATCACTCTGACTGTGGCTAAGTGCTGGGACCCCAACCCCCGGAGCTGCTTTGCTCTGCCTAGAA GTGAGCCGATCCGGCCCATTGACCCTGCTGCGTGGGTGTCCCACACTGCAGCGATGACGGGGGTGTACCCTGCCTATGGCATGAGCCCCTCGATGACCACGGTCACCTCGACCAGCTCCTCCATCAGCAGCTCCATCCCTGAGACTGAGC GCTTCGACGATTTCCACTTGTCCATCCACAGCGACATGGCAACTGTTGCCAAGGCCATGGCTTCCCCGGAGTCGGGCCTGGAGGTGCGAGACAGGATGTGGCTAAAAATCACCATCGCCAATGCCTTTATAG GCTCAGATGTCGTGGACTGGCTCTTCCATCACGTGGAGGGCTTCTCGGACCGCAGGGAAGCCAGGAAGTACGCCAGTAACCTGCTCAAGGCCAGCTACATCCGCCACACCGTCAACAAGATCACCTTCTCCGAGCAGTGTTACTACATCTTCGGAGACCTCTGTGGCA acatggCCCACTTGTCTCTGCAAGACCACGACGGCTCCAGTGGAGGGGCGTCGGACCAGGACACCCTGCCTCCTCTGCCCCACCCTGGGGCGGCCCCCTGGCCCATGGCCCTGCCCTACCAGTTCCCCATCGCCCACCCCTACAACCCCCAGCCCCAACCTGACCTGCCCCAGGGCTTCCCGGGGGTAGGGGTGGGCAGCGCTGGCAGCCAGCACAGCGACG GCAGCAGCGGCTCCAACTGCAGTAAGCCCGAGGGCAGAGGCGGTGCCGGGGGCTCCAACAAGTCGGGTGGTAGTGGCAGCGAGTCAGAGATCAGGAGCCATCGGGCCCCCAGTGAGCGCTCTGTGGCCCCTAGCGAGCGCAGCACCCGCAGTTCCTACAGCCATCGAAGCGCCCACTCACTGTCCTACGGCCCTGGCTTGGTCTATGCCCCCCCAGGCCTGCCCCCTCAGCCCCTCCACCTGGCCTCAGCTGCCCCTGGAGCACCCCCAGGCCGAGAGCTGGCCAACGCTGCCCCAGAGCTCACCGGCTCCCGCCAGTCCTTGCGCATAGCAGTTGGCAACTCTGGCGAGTTCTTTGTCGATGTCATGTGA